The Microbacterium limosum genome contains a region encoding:
- a CDS encoding type II toxin-antitoxin system VapB family antitoxin: MTVTSIDIDPNELRQAKELAGTTSNRETVDLALRTLIAVRRQPAAVERIIARTFEPDQIDAPTIPPATAIAGQ, translated from the coding sequence ATGACCGTCACGTCAATCGACATCGACCCGAACGAGCTGCGCCAAGCGAAGGAGCTCGCGGGCACGACCTCCAATCGCGAAACGGTGGATCTCGCCCTGCGCACTCTCATCGCCGTCCGTCGCCAGCCGGCAGCCGTCGAGCGGATCATCGCCCGTACGTTCGAGCCCGACCAGATCGACGCGCCGACGATCCCGCCGGCGACGGCGATTGCCGGCCAGTGA
- a CDS encoding class I SAM-dependent methyltransferase encodes MDDNGDERLPAEDLDATERAAADPAAHWEQRYASRGSVWSGRVNRTLVDVAGNLSPGSALDLGCGEGADAIWLAERGWSVTGVDLSPTAARRATDAARAAGIGEDRARFVAADLTAWSPERSVDLVAATFLHSMVELPRAAILRRAATWVAPGGHLLVIAHAAAPPWAAGLREHAHEHRQAFPTPASEIADLDLDEREWVVRIAEIRTRAATGPSGEEADLEDSVLLVQRR; translated from the coding sequence ATGGACGACAACGGCGACGAGAGACTCCCCGCCGAGGATCTCGACGCCACCGAGCGCGCGGCGGCCGACCCCGCGGCGCACTGGGAGCAGCGTTACGCCTCGCGCGGCTCCGTCTGGTCGGGGCGCGTCAATCGCACCCTGGTCGATGTCGCGGGGAACCTGTCCCCCGGATCGGCCCTGGATCTCGGGTGCGGCGAGGGCGCGGACGCGATCTGGCTCGCCGAGCGGGGCTGGTCCGTGACCGGGGTGGACCTCTCTCCGACGGCCGCGCGGCGCGCGACCGACGCAGCGCGGGCCGCGGGAATCGGGGAGGACCGGGCGCGATTCGTCGCCGCCGATCTGACCGCATGGAGCCCGGAGAGGAGCGTAGACCTCGTCGCCGCCACCTTCCTGCACTCCATGGTCGAACTCCCGCGGGCGGCGATCCTCCGTCGTGCCGCGACATGGGTCGCGCCGGGCGGCCACCTGCTCGTCATCGCGCACGCCGCCGCGCCGCCCTGGGCGGCAGGTCTGCGCGAGCACGCCCACGAGCACCGGCAGGCGTTCCCGACCCCGGCGAGCGAGATCGCCGACCTCGACCTGGATGAGCGCGAGTGGGTGGTGCGCATCGCCGAGATCCGCACCCGCGCGGCGACCGGCCCCTCGGGCGAAGAGGCGGACCTCGAGGACTCCGTCCTGCTCGTGCAGCGCCGCTGA
- a CDS encoding rhodanese-like domain-containing protein: MWKRRSTEFRLTSGAGVTLMPRRSLRAVALGAALALSVVMSGCAATAPGSIVIGDDTVVVDVRTPAEYAGGHLDGAINIDFQSPQFDAAIAELDPDDEYVVYCQTGNRSAQAVAAMEDAGLDVQDAGGISEAEQATGLAIVQ, from the coding sequence ATGTGGAAGAGGCGCTCTACGGAGTTCCGGCTGACCAGCGGTGCGGGGGTCACCCTTATGCCGCGGCGTAGCCTGCGAGCCGTCGCGCTCGGCGCGGCCCTCGCTCTCTCCGTCGTGATGAGCGGCTGCGCCGCCACGGCGCCTGGCTCCATAGTCATCGGCGACGACACGGTCGTCGTCGATGTGCGCACACCCGCGGAGTACGCCGGCGGGCATCTTGACGGCGCCATCAACATCGATTTTCAATCCCCGCAGTTCGACGCGGCCATCGCGGAGCTCGACCCCGACGACGAGTACGTCGTCTACTGCCAGACCGGCAACCGATCCGCGCAGGCGGTCGCCGCGATGGAGGATGCGGGACTCGACGTGCAGGACGCGGGCGGGATCTCCGAGGCCGAACAGGCCACAGGTCTTGCCATCGTCCAGTGA
- a CDS encoding alpha/beta fold hydrolase: MDAAPLLTEMPDPRFVMSGDGLRIATYTWGDDGDEPVLVVHGFSSSCRDNWVSTGWVRELLRAGFRVIGVDQRGHGASEKPHDPAAYSMPALIDDLEVVLDTYLIDEARYAGYSLGARVGWQLAVDAALRVSSAVLGGIPDGTPLGRLKLDQARAFVEDGTEVTDPVTRNYVTLAERVSGNDLRALVALAEGMRLGDSDPDPADPPQQPILFATGSEDAILERSRGLAEATPRGEFVEIPGRHHFNTPGSRDFRRAAVEFFLR; encoded by the coding sequence ATGGATGCCGCTCCCCTCCTGACCGAAATGCCCGACCCGCGGTTCGTGATGTCGGGCGACGGCCTGCGCATCGCGACCTACACGTGGGGGGATGACGGGGACGAACCCGTGCTGGTGGTGCACGGCTTCTCCTCCAGCTGCCGCGACAACTGGGTGAGCACGGGGTGGGTGCGGGAGCTGCTTCGCGCGGGGTTCCGGGTGATCGGGGTGGACCAGCGGGGACACGGCGCCAGCGAGAAGCCCCACGATCCCGCGGCCTACTCGATGCCCGCCCTCATCGACGACCTCGAGGTCGTGCTCGACACCTACCTCATCGACGAAGCGCGCTACGCCGGGTACTCGCTCGGCGCGCGCGTCGGGTGGCAGCTGGCCGTCGACGCCGCGCTCCGCGTCTCGAGCGCGGTGCTGGGCGGCATCCCGGACGGCACGCCGCTCGGCCGGCTGAAGCTCGACCAGGCCCGCGCGTTCGTCGAGGACGGCACCGAGGTGACCGACCCGGTGACGCGCAACTACGTCACCCTCGCCGAGCGGGTCAGCGGAAACGACCTGCGGGCGCTCGTCGCGCTCGCCGAGGGGATGCGCCTGGGAGACTCCGATCCCGACCCCGCCGATCCCCCTCAGCAGCCCATCCTCTTCGCCACGGGCAGCGAAGACGCCATCCTCGAGCGCTCACGCGGGCTGGCCGAGGCGACGCCCCGCGGGGAGTTCGTCGAGATCCCCGGCCGGCATCATTTCAACACCCCCGGTTCGCGCGACTTCCGCCGTGCCGCGGTGGAGTTCTTCCTGCGCTGA
- a CDS encoding PIN domain-containing protein, giving the protein MTTYLVDNSIWQKASTSEAIATRLRELSPTHLIITCPPQVLEYCHSARSPQEYQELRADMEQLLSAWEHPHEQQALDVQQALWDTGLMRAAAAFDCLIAAYAVANDAVILNSDHDFGFIEIATRGAVRQEYVAP; this is encoded by the coding sequence GTGACGACCTACCTCGTCGACAACAGCATCTGGCAGAAGGCCTCGACGAGCGAAGCGATTGCGACAAGGCTTCGGGAACTCTCGCCCACTCACCTGATCATCACCTGCCCGCCGCAAGTCCTCGAGTACTGCCATTCGGCTCGGAGCCCGCAGGAGTACCAAGAACTCCGCGCGGACATGGAGCAGCTACTGTCGGCATGGGAACACCCCCACGAGCAGCAAGCCTTGGACGTTCAGCAGGCGCTGTGGGACACCGGGCTCATGCGAGCGGCAGCGGCGTTCGATTGCCTGATTGCGGCGTACGCGGTCGCCAACGACGCTGTCATCCTGAACTCCGACCACGACTTTGGGTTCATCGAGATCGCCACGCGGGGCGCGGTCCGGCAGGAGTACGTGGCGCCCTAG
- a CDS encoding NAD(P)/FAD-dependent oxidoreductase → MEQHDVIVIGAGLAGLRAATRLALDGLDVTVLEASDAVGGRQRTDRVDGFLLDRGFHVLNPAYPAVRRWVDVEPLRVRRFPVAVRVRRAGGVRELAHPLRHPSHLVATLRSSLVTPRDAAILARWLAPVLLRPQAVARGDDRALAEAWTALGLRSSLRTEVLEPFLAGVLADDSGETSDAFARLLLRSFVLGRPGVPEHGIGAVPLQLAAIARAIGARIRVDARVTAVRRTGRSTEVAIAGAPALEARAVVVAVGGEALPGLVDLPAAPTKGLQTWWFASEQPPSASASLSVDGRRRGPIVNTVVMSHTAPGYAPEGMHLVQATCLLPGGERAAPAEGDVRRQLTEIWGRDAGSWRLLRRDDIPHALPAQPAPLRPAKPARLSPGLYVAGDHRDTASIQGALVSGERVARAVAGDLRRGR, encoded by the coding sequence GTGGAGCAGCACGACGTCATCGTGATCGGCGCGGGGCTGGCGGGCCTGCGCGCCGCGACCCGGCTCGCGCTCGACGGGCTCGACGTGACGGTGCTCGAGGCCTCGGATGCCGTGGGCGGGCGCCAGCGCACCGACCGCGTCGACGGCTTCCTGCTCGACCGCGGCTTCCACGTGCTGAACCCCGCCTACCCCGCCGTGCGACGGTGGGTCGACGTCGAACCGCTGCGCGTGCGCCGGTTTCCCGTGGCGGTACGGGTGCGCCGCGCCGGCGGGGTGCGCGAGCTCGCGCACCCCCTCCGTCATCCCTCGCACCTCGTCGCGACGCTGCGGAGCAGCCTCGTGACACCGCGGGATGCCGCGATCCTCGCCCGCTGGCTCGCTCCGGTGCTGCTGCGGCCGCAGGCCGTCGCCCGCGGCGACGACCGCGCCCTCGCCGAGGCCTGGACGGCGCTCGGCCTGCGCTCGTCCCTGCGCACCGAGGTGCTCGAACCGTTCCTCGCCGGTGTGCTGGCCGACGACTCGGGGGAGACCTCCGACGCGTTCGCCCGGCTGCTGCTGCGGTCGTTCGTGCTCGGCCGCCCGGGTGTGCCCGAGCACGGCATCGGGGCGGTGCCGCTGCAGCTCGCCGCGATCGCACGGGCGATCGGGGCACGCATCCGCGTCGACGCCCGCGTCACGGCGGTGCGGCGCACGGGCCGATCGACGGAGGTGGCGATCGCGGGAGCGCCCGCCCTCGAGGCGCGCGCGGTCGTCGTCGCCGTCGGCGGCGAGGCGCTGCCGGGCCTTGTCGACCTGCCCGCCGCGCCCACGAAGGGCCTGCAGACGTGGTGGTTCGCGAGCGAACAGCCGCCCTCGGCATCCGCCTCGCTCTCGGTGGACGGCCGCCGACGGGGACCGATCGTGAACACGGTCGTCATGTCGCACACGGCCCCCGGCTACGCGCCCGAGGGGATGCATCTGGTGCAGGCGACGTGTCTGCTGCCGGGAGGGGAACGGGCGGCGCCCGCGGAGGGCGACGTGCGGCGGCAGCTCACGGAGATCTGGGGTCGCGACGCCGGATCGTGGCGGCTGCTGCGACGGGACGACATCCCCCACGCCCTCCCCGCGCAGCCGGCGCCGCTGCGGCCCGCCAAGCCGGCCCGCCTGTCTCCGGGGCTGTACGTCGCGGGCGATCACCGCGACACCGCCTCGATCCAGGGCGCGCTCGTGTCGGGGGAACGCGTGGCCCGAGCGGTCGCGGGCGACCTGCGGCGGGGACGCTGA
- a CDS encoding pyridoxamine 5'-phosphate oxidase family protein, with amino-acid sequence MRIITSDGTQKVRNIERDPRATVAQVSGAQWVSIAGRAVVMHPAA; translated from the coding sequence GTGCGCATCATCACCTCCGACGGCACCCAGAAGGTGCGCAACATCGAGCGCGACCCCCGCGCGACGGTCGCGCAGGTCTCCGGCGCGCAGTGGGTGAGCATCGCGGGCCGCGCCGTGGTGATGCACCCCGCCGCGTGA
- a CDS encoding MFS transporter, protein MLAVTNRTSLAAVGIDTAERFQADASTLSMFAVLQLGIYGAMQIPVGLLLDRYGARPIMTIGMVLMAAGQLAIAFAPNVGIAIAARLLLGAGDAAVFPSVLRLIATWFPAQRGPLMVQLTGILGQLGQIVAIIPLAALLHATSWSITFGSVAGLGILFAVLVALIIRNHPPERTADVSVDTSTGAITTVTSSVDTRVGIRAAWSHPGTRLAFWSHFTTPFAGTAFIMLWGMPFLTAGEGLDQAEAAALMSTLVLVSIVIGPFMGQLSSRLPNVRSRALVLPTVAAQAIAWLCVIAWPGPAPLWLLFALVIALALGGPASMIAFDHARTHNPSHRLSTATGITNSGGFLAGLLAVFLIGLALDLQGAGTPETYSLEAFRVAFLTQVPLWLVGGFFISLERKRTRIHIGLDRPKPPRRPR, encoded by the coding sequence ATGCTCGCGGTGACCAACCGCACCTCGCTCGCGGCGGTCGGGATCGACACGGCGGAGCGCTTCCAGGCGGATGCCTCGACGCTGTCGATGTTCGCGGTCCTCCAGCTCGGCATCTACGGCGCGATGCAGATCCCCGTGGGCCTCCTGCTCGACCGCTACGGGGCCAGGCCGATCATGACGATCGGCATGGTGCTCATGGCGGCGGGCCAGCTCGCCATCGCGTTCGCCCCCAACGTCGGCATCGCGATCGCCGCGCGCCTGCTCCTCGGTGCGGGCGACGCCGCGGTCTTCCCCAGCGTGCTCCGCCTGATCGCGACCTGGTTCCCGGCCCAGCGGGGCCCGCTCATGGTGCAGCTGACCGGCATCCTCGGACAGCTGGGGCAGATCGTCGCGATCATCCCGCTCGCGGCGCTCCTGCACGCGACGAGCTGGTCGATCACGTTCGGAAGCGTCGCGGGCCTCGGCATCCTGTTCGCCGTGCTCGTGGCGCTGATCATCCGCAATCACCCGCCCGAACGCACCGCGGATGTCTCGGTCGACACGTCGACGGGGGCGATCACCACGGTGACCTCCTCGGTCGACACGCGCGTCGGCATCCGCGCGGCCTGGTCGCACCCGGGGACCCGGCTGGCGTTCTGGTCGCACTTCACGACACCGTTCGCGGGCACGGCGTTCATCATGCTGTGGGGGATGCCGTTCCTCACCGCCGGCGAGGGACTGGACCAGGCCGAGGCGGCGGCCCTCATGTCCACCCTCGTGCTCGTCAGCATCGTCATCGGCCCGTTCATGGGCCAGCTCTCCAGCCGGCTGCCGAATGTGCGCTCGCGGGCGCTGGTGCTGCCGACGGTCGCGGCGCAGGCGATCGCCTGGCTGTGCGTGATCGCGTGGCCGGGCCCCGCGCCGCTGTGGCTGCTGTTCGCGCTGGTCATCGCCCTGGCGCTGGGCGGCCCGGCATCCATGATCGCGTTCGACCACGCGCGCACGCACAACCCGAGCCACCGCCTCAGCACCGCCACGGGCATCACGAACTCGGGAGGATTCCTCGCGGGCCTGCTCGCGGTGTTCCTCATCGGCCTCGCGCTCGACCTGCAGGGAGCGGGGACACCGGAGACCTACTCGCTCGAGGCGTTCCGCGTCGCGTTCCTGACGCAGGTGCCGCTGTGGCTCGTCGGGGGTTTCTTCATCTCGCTGGAGCGCAAGCGCACCCGCATCCACATCGGCCTGGACCGCCCCAAGCCGCCGCGCCGCCCGCGCTGA
- a CDS encoding DUF4395 domain-containing protein, translated as MHSSRSRKEPPVVGQWVAGLDVPVVNERAVRASAGILFLGGFSAWLWSVSTGDLQPMRIFGMAFAIEMMLRLFVGTAFTPTLVLGTLITRPQRPEWVESRSKLLAWRLGFGMSLAGCFSLGWLGLPAIIAQVICGMCLLLLYLEAVFGICVGCVLGQRFARRKPQLCAGDTCTYTPPAKGEQHSILRD; from the coding sequence ATGCACTCATCTCGCTCGAGGAAGGAACCGCCTGTCGTCGGTCAGTGGGTCGCGGGGCTCGATGTCCCGGTCGTGAACGAACGCGCGGTGCGGGCGTCGGCGGGGATTCTGTTCCTGGGTGGGTTCTCGGCGTGGCTGTGGAGCGTGAGCACGGGGGATCTGCAGCCGATGCGGATCTTCGGAATGGCGTTCGCCATCGAGATGATGCTGCGGCTGTTCGTCGGAACGGCCTTCACGCCGACACTCGTCCTGGGTACGTTGATCACGCGCCCGCAGCGCCCGGAGTGGGTGGAGTCGCGATCGAAGCTCCTCGCCTGGCGCCTGGGTTTCGGGATGTCCCTAGCGGGATGCTTCAGTCTGGGGTGGCTGGGCTTGCCGGCGATCATTGCTCAGGTGATCTGTGGGATGTGCCTCCTACTGCTGTACCTGGAGGCGGTCTTCGGGATCTGTGTGGGATGCGTCCTCGGGCAGCGCTTCGCACGTCGCAAGCCGCAGCTGTGCGCGGGGGACACCTGCACCTACACGCCCCCGGCGAAGGGTGAGCAGCATTCGATCCTCCGTGACTGA